The bacterium genomic sequence TTGCACGTTGTTCGGCAAAAGCAGGAATCGTCTCTCGCCGTGTTCGGTGGCCAGCACCTTCATCATCGCGTACGCGTCGGTGATCGCCGTCGGCTCCGGCGTGGTGACGACGATCGTCTGCTGCGCCGCCGCGGCGAAATAGAGCACGTTCGAGCCGATGCCCGCGCTCGTGTCGATGATCAGGACGTCGATCGGATCGTCGAAGGTGTCGAGTTCCGTGAGCAGGGCGTATCGGTCGCCCTCGGACAGGTTCGCGAGTGCCGAGACGCCGGACGACCCCGGCAGCACGCGCACGTTCGGCGGGCCCTCGACAATGATATCGGACAGGCGCTTCTCACCCGAAAGCACGTGGCCGATGTGCCACATCGGCTTTATGCCAAGCAGGATGTCGAGATTCGCCAGGCCGAGATCGCCGTCGAGCACCAGCACGCGCTTTCCCCGGCGGCCGAGCGCCACCGCGAGGTTGGCGGTGACATTCGTCTTGCCCACGCCGCCCTTGCCGCTTGTCACCGCGAACACGCGAAGCGGCCGGGCCGGCGCCGGGCCGTTGCGCGTGGCGTTCGTATACATAAACCGATCCTGGGCTAGCTGCCGTAATTGCTGCGCCTGGTCCATCCTTGACCCTCGTTCCTCAATGCGTGGTGATGCCGAGCAGGCGGTCCACCACCCGCTCCCGGGTCGCCGCCTCGATGTCGTCGGGCACGTGCTGGCCGATCGTGAAATACGAAAGCGGCAGGCCCGTTTGCCCGGCGATGTTGAACACGCCGCCGAGCGCGTTGGCCTCGTCGAGCTTGGTCGCGATGAGCGATGACAGCGTCACGCCGTCGTAGCTTGCGACCACCTCTTTCAGGTCGCGATGCTGCGTCGTCGCCGGGACGATCAGGTGCAGGTCGATCTGCGGCCGGTTCGCGAAGTACCCCGCCAGCCGCTTCACCATGCGGGTGTCCTTTTGCGAGACGCCCGCGGTGTCGATGAAGATCGCGTCCTTGTCCGCGTGGCGCGCGATCTTCGCGGCCAGGTCGTCCTCGTCCACCGCCACGTCAAGCGGCGCGGACATGATGCGCGCGTAGGTGCGAAGCTGTTCGACCGCGCCGATGCGGAACGTGTCCACCGTGACGAACGCCGCTTTCTTGCCGCGGTTGAACACCTGCGCCGCGGCGAGCTTGGCGATCGTCGTCGTTTTGCCGGAGCCCGTCGGGCCGACCACCGCGCAGATCGCCTGCTTGCGGCCGATATCCGAAAACGGATTGACAACACGCACCCGGTCCATGATGGCGGCGGCCACGTGCTCCATCGCCAGGAATTCGTCCTCGGGCGCCTTGCCGAGCCGGCCGCGCGCCTCCTCCACGATATCGAAGGCCATTGTCTCGATAACGCCCTCGGCGATCAGCTTTTCGTACAGATTGCGGAACGCGATCGACGCGGAAAGGTCCGAGGCGAAACCGCCGCCGTTTGTCATTTCCGGCATGGCGGGCGGCGCGGCGCTTCCCAAGGTGGCGATCGCGGCCGCGAGCATTTCGATCTGGCCGGACATGCGGGAAAGGCGCTCGTCGATCGAACGCTCGCCGAAATGCGACTCCAGCCGATCGAGCCGGCGGGCGAAAGCGGCGAAGCGATCGTCGTCCGGTGTCGCGATCGCGCGGGGCTCGGGCTCGGACTCCGGTTCGGACGCGGCGCGGGCGTTTGCGTACGCCGCGGCGGCGCGGGACGGCTCGGGCGCGCGCGGGATTTCCCGCGCGATCTCCGGAGCGCGCGCGGGCGCGGGGCGGGCGTCCGCGGATCGCGCGGCGGTGACTTCCACCCCCGGCCGCCCGATCAGCCCGCTCAGCGATTTGGCCGAGCGCGTCGAGAGGATCACGGCGTCGGCGCCCATCTCGGCCTTCACCGCGGCAAGCGCCTCTTTCATCGTGGCGGCGCGGAACGTTCGCGTCGTCATACGGTTATACCTCCACCGTTCCGAGCGAGTAGATCTTGGCCTTCGCGTCGATCTCGTTGTGCGAGAGGATCGCCCAACTCGGCATGAACTTGTCGAGGAAACGCTTCAGATGCCCGCGGATGAGCGGGTTCGTGAGCAGCACGGGGCGCGTGCCGATGTTGTTGAACTTGCCGCCGGCGGAATCCAGCGCGCGCAAGAGCCGCTGCGCCAGGTCCGGCTCGATCGAAAGGAAAGCGCCGTGCTGGCTTGACTGCACGGACTCGGTCAGCCGGTTTTCGAGCACGGATTCCAGCGTCATCAGCGCGATGGTGCCGTCGCCGCCGGCGTGCAGATCGGTGATCGTGCGGGCGAGCGCCTGTCGGACGTATTCGGTCAGCACGTCCGGATCCTTGGTCACCGGCGCGAAGTCGGCCAGCGTTTCGAGGATCGTCAAAAGGTCTCGCACCGGCACTTCCTCCTTGACCAGGTTCTGAAGAACTTTCTGAATGGTCCCCAAGGGAAGCAAGTTGGGGACCAACTCCGCCACGACCTTCGGGGACTTCTTCGCGAAGTTGTCCAAAAGTTCGCTCGTGTCCTGGCGCGAAAGGAGCTGATGCGAGGAATGTCTAAAGATTTCCGATAGATGCGTCGTGATGACCGTCGCCAGATCGACGACCGTGTAACCCGCGAACTGGGCCTTTTCGCGATCCGTTTTACGGATCCAGATCGCCGGAAGCTGGAACGCGGGCTCCACGGTGGGGATCCCGTCAATCGGTTTCTCGACGCTCCCCGGATCCATCGCCAAAAATCTGTCGGTCATCAGATCGCCGTCGCCGACCTGCACGCCCTTGATGAGGATGCGGTATTGCCCCGGCTTGAGTTGCAGGTTGTCGCGGATGTGGATCGGCGGAATGACAAGGCCCATCTTCTGCGCGAACTGCCGCCGGATGGCCTTCACCTTCTCGAGAAGCTCGCCGCCCTGATCCGGATCGACCAGATGAATGAGCCCGTAGCCGATCTCCAGTTCCACGAGATCGAGCCCCAGCAGATCCTGAATCCGTTCGGGTTCCTTGGCGTCTTTCGGCAAGGCGGCGTCGGCCGAGACGCGGTCCCGTTCGATCTCCACCGCCCGGACGCGCACCGCGGCGATCGCGATCGTCACGGCCAGGATCAGGAACGGCGCGGCGGGCATGCCCGGCACCATGCCGAAAAACGCGAGGATCGCCGCGGTGATGAAGAAGATGCGGCTTTTGCCGAAAAGCTGTTTCGCGAGACTCCCGGCCAGGTCGATGTCGCCGGAGGCGCGCGTGACGACGATACCGGCCGCGGTGGAGACGATGAGCGCGGGGATCTGCGAGACCAGCCCGTCGCCAACGGAAAGGATGGTGTAAACGCTCGCGGCCTCGGCAAGGGGCATCGACTGTTGCGCGACGCCGATGATGAACCCGCCGACGATATTGACGATCGTGATGACGATGCCGGCGATGGCGTCGCCGCGCACGAACTTGCTCGCGCCGTCCATCGCGCCGTAAAAGTCCGCCTGGCGCTCGATCGAGCGGCGGCGGCCCCGCGCGGTCTCCTCGTCGATGAGACCGGAGTTCAAATCGGCGTCGATCGCCATCTGCTTGCCGGGCATGGCGTCCAGGGTGAAGCGCGCGGCGACCTCCGCGATACGCGTGGAGCCCTTGGTGATGACGACGAAGTTGATGATGACAAGGACCAGAAAGACGATGAAGCCGACAACGGCGTTGCCGCCGACGACGAACATGCCGAACGCCTCGATCACCCGGCCCGCCGCGTCCGCGCCGTCCTGGCCGTTCAGGAGGATGAGGCGCGTCGACGCGACGTTCAACGACAACCGGAACAGCGTGCCGACAAGAAGCAGCGTCGGAAACGACGAGAACTCGAGCGGCGACGCGGTATAAAGCGACACGAGCAGGATCAGCACGGCCAGCGTGATCGAGATCGTCAACAGCGAGTCCAGGATGAACGTCGGGACCGGCAGCACCATCACGACGAGGATGCCGATGATGGCGACGGAAAAAGCGACGGCGGAGGTGCGTTGATCCGGATTCGGCACGGGAATGACGGCGCTCATCAGGCGGCCCCCTTATCGCGGCTGTAGATGTAGGCGAGGATCTCCGCGACGGCCTGATACAGCGACAGCGGAATCGTTCCGCCCACCTTGCAGCGCTTGTGAAGCTCGCGCGCGAGCGGCGGGCGCTCGACGCACGGAATGCCGTTGTCCTTCGCGATTTCGCGGATCTTCAGGGCGATCAGATCCTTGCCCTTGGCGACGACGACCGGCGCCGCGTCCTTGCCGCGCTCGTAGCGAAGCGCGACGGAAACGTGCGTCGGGTTGGTGACGACCACGTTCGCGGTCGGCACTTCGTGCATCATGCGGCGCTGGGCCATCTCGGTCTGCACGCGCCGGATGCGCGCCTTCACCTTCGGATCGCCCTCCGCGTTCTTGAACTCGTCCTTCACCTCCTGCCGCGTCATGCGCATCTTCCGGAGGTAGGTGGCGCGCTGGAACAGGTAGTCGATGGCCGCGATGATCGAAAGCGCGCCGACGACGCGCAGCGCGAGCGTTTTGGCGATCGCGGCGTACGTCGCGCCGATCTCGACGGGTGAAAAAAGCGAAAGCTTCAGCAGCAGTCCGAGTTGGCCCTTGATCGCGGCGAAGACGATGAGCCCGACGAGGATGATCTTCGCGAAGCCCTTGCCGGTGTCGAACAGGGCTTTCACGGAAAACAGGCGCTTGCCCCCGGCGAGGGGGTCAAGGCGCGTCAGGTCCGGCGTGATGGCCTTGCCGCTGACGAGGAAGCCGAATTGAGCGACGTAGGAGAGCGTGCCGACGACAAACACGGTGCCCAGAAGCGGCGCGAGGACGACGACGACCGCCTTGACAAATGGCCAGGCGACCCCCAGCAGGGAGTCGGCGGTCAGATCCGTCTGCGCGCACCGCGCCAGGGCCTCGCTCATCACGTGCGTCAGATTTCCCCACATGTACGAGCCGGCGTAAGTGAACACGGCGATGCCCGTGGCAAGCACGAGAACGGTGGGGATTTCCTGCGATTGGGCGACGCTTCCTTCCTCGCGCGCCTTCTCGAGTTTTTTTGAGGTGGGTTCCTCGGTCCGTTCCTGATCTTGTTCGGCCATGATCTTTTCCCTACGGGGCCAAAAGGCGGATTGCGGTGATCATGTCGCCCTGGGCGCCGGTAAACAGCGACTTCGCCGCCGTGAAGAAAAACGGCATCCCCGCCGCGATGATCAAAAACCCAAGCCCGATCGTGATCGGAAACCCGACCATGAACACGTTCATCTGCGGAAACGCGCGCGCCATGAGCCCCAGCCCCAGGTTCGCAAGGAGCATGGTGATGATGAGCGGCCCGCCGATGCGCACCGCGTTCACGAAAATCCGGCCGCCGATATCGGTCAGAAGGTCGAGCCCGCCGCCTTGCAGCACCGCCTGTCCCGGCGCGATGATGCGAAAGCTGTCAACGAGTCCGCCGATGAAGACGAGGTAGAGGCCCGAGACGACGAAGATCAGCGTCGCGACCATCGTCTGAAAATTGCCGATCAGCGAAACCTGTCCCCCGGTGAACGGATCGACGACGTTTGCGACCGTGAATCCCATCTGGAATCCCGCGAGTTCGCCGGCGATCTCCACGGCCTCCAGCGCCGCGCGCACGACGAAACCCATCAAAAGGCCGATCGTGATCTCGCCCGCGCTCGCGAGCGCGACGCCGCCGAGCGTCAACGGCGCTGCCTTCGGCCCGGGCAGCGCGAGAAACACGACGAGCGCGACGAAAAACGCGAACCCGCCCTTGATCGTCGTGGGGATCGACGGGAACGCGAGAAACGGCAGCGATGCGACAAGCGCCAGCACGCGCGCGAGCACGAGAAAGAAGAAGACCGCGGTCTCGGGCGTGGGGATGAGCGCCGTCACGAACCCAAAGCCCCTAGCGGATGTACGCCGGAAAGGTGGTGAACATCTTGACGGTGAAATCGAGCAGGTGGTTCATCATGAACGTGTAAAAAACGGCGCCCACGATGCCGACCGCGAGGATCTTCGGGATGAAGGTCAGCGTCATCTCGTGGATCTGCGTCACCGCCTGGAATATCGAAACGAGAAGGCCGGCCACGAGCCCGGCGGCCAGGATCGGCGTCGCCACCGCCGCCGCGGCCTCGACGGCCATGCGCGAGATCGTCATCGCGGATTCGAGCGTCATCGCGGTCCCCCTACGCGTAAAAGCTGTCCACGAGCGAACCCACGATGAGGTACCACCCGTCGGCCAGCACGAAGATGAGCAATTTGAACGGCAGCGAGATCATGACCGGCGGCA encodes the following:
- the flhF gene encoding flagellar biosynthesis protein FlhF translates to MTTRTFRAATMKEALAAVKAEMGADAVILSTRSAKSLSGLIGRPGVEVTAARSADARPAPARAPEIAREIPRAPEPSRAAAAYANARAASEPESEPEPRAIATPDDDRFAAFARRLDRLESHFGERSIDERLSRMSGQIEMLAAAIATLGSAAPPAMPEMTNGGGFASDLSASIAFRNLYEKLIAEGVIETMAFDIVEEARGRLGKAPEDEFLAMEHVAAAIMDRVRVVNPFSDIGRKQAICAVVGPTGSGKTTTIAKLAAAQVFNRGKKAAFVTVDTFRIGAVEQLRTYARIMSAPLDVAVDEDDLAAKIARHADKDAIFIDTAGVSQKDTRMVKRLAGYFANRPQIDLHLIVPATTQHRDLKEVVASYDGVTLSSLIATKLDEANALGGVFNIAGQTGLPLSYFTIGQHVPDDIEAATRERVVDRLLGITTH
- the flhB gene encoding flagellar biosynthesis protein FlhB; translation: MAEQDQERTEEPTSKKLEKAREEGSVAQSQEIPTVLVLATGIAVFTYAGSYMWGNLTHVMSEALARCAQTDLTADSLLGVAWPFVKAVVVVLAPLLGTVFVVGTLSYVAQFGFLVSGKAITPDLTRLDPLAGGKRLFSVKALFDTGKGFAKIILVGLIVFAAIKGQLGLLLKLSLFSPVEIGATYAAIAKTLALRVVGALSIIAAIDYLFQRATYLRKMRMTRQEVKDEFKNAEGDPKVKARIRRVQTEMAQRRMMHEVPTANVVVTNPTHVSVALRYERGKDAAPVVVAKGKDLIALKIREIAKDNGIPCVERPPLARELHKRCKVGGTIPLSLYQAVAEILAYIYSRDKGAA
- the flhA gene encoding flagellar biosynthesis protein FlhA, producing the protein MSAVIPVPNPDQRTSAVAFSVAIIGILVVMVLPVPTFILDSLLTISITLAVLILLVSLYTASPLEFSSFPTLLLVGTLFRLSLNVASTRLILLNGQDGADAAGRVIEAFGMFVVGGNAVVGFIVFLVLVIINFVVITKGSTRIAEVAARFTLDAMPGKQMAIDADLNSGLIDEETARGRRRSIERQADFYGAMDGASKFVRGDAIAGIVITIVNIVGGFIIGVAQQSMPLAEAASVYTILSVGDGLVSQIPALIVSTAAGIVVTRASGDIDLAGSLAKQLFGKSRIFFITAAILAFFGMVPGMPAAPFLILAVTIAIAAVRVRAVEIERDRVSADAALPKDAKEPERIQDLLGLDLVELEIGYGLIHLVDPDQGGELLEKVKAIRRQFAQKMGLVIPPIHIRDNLQLKPGQYRILIKGVQVGDGDLMTDRFLAMDPGSVEKPIDGIPTVEPAFQLPAIWIRKTDREKAQFAGYTVVDLATVITTHLSEIFRHSSHQLLSRQDTSELLDNFAKKSPKVVAELVPNLLPLGTIQKVLQNLVKEEVPVRDLLTILETLADFAPVTKDPDVLTEYVRQALARTITDLHAGGDGTIALMTLESVLENRLTESVQSSQHGAFLSIEPDLAQRLLRALDSAGGKFNNIGTRPVLLTNPLIRGHLKRFLDKFMPSWAILSHNEIDAKAKIYSLGTVEV
- the fliQ gene encoding flagellar type III secretion system protein FliQ, whose translation is MTLESAMTISRMAVEAAAAVATPILAAGLVAGLLVSIFQAVTQIHEMTLTFIPKILAVGIVGAVFYTFMMNHLLDFTVKMFTTFPAYIR
- the fliR gene encoding flagellar biosynthetic protein FliR, with the protein product MTALIPTPETAVFFFLVLARVLALVASLPFLAFPSIPTTIKGGFAFFVALVVFLALPGPKAAPLTLGGVALASAGEITIGLLMGFVVRAALEAVEIAGELAGFQMGFTVANVVDPFTGGQVSLIGNFQTMVATLIFVVSGLYLVFIGGLVDSFRIIAPGQAVLQGGGLDLLTDIGGRIFVNAVRIGGPLIITMLLANLGLGLMARAFPQMNVFMVGFPITIGLGFLIIAAGMPFFFTAAKSLFTGAQGDMITAIRLLAP
- a CDS encoding MinD/ParA family protein; its protein translation is MDQAQQLRQLAQDRFMYTNATRNGPAPARPLRVFAVTSGKGGVGKTNVTANLAVALGRRGKRVLVLDGDLGLANLDILLGIKPMWHIGHVLSGEKRLSDIIVEGPPNVRVLPGSSGVSALANLSEGDRYALLTELDTFDDPIDVLIIDTSAGIGSNVLYFAAAAQQTIVVTTPEPTAITDAYAMMKVLATEHGERRFLLLPNNVQNERAAQKIYADLAGVATRFLDISISLVGYVPADANLPRAVRRRRLVVDAYPDSPASQAFDRLAGRLLATRIPEGPKGGLQFMWRQFLQIA